The Candidatus Buchananbacteria bacterium CG10_big_fil_rev_8_21_14_0_10_42_9 genome includes a region encoding these proteins:
- a CDS encoding methionine adenosyltransferase yields the protein MAKHNRRYFFTSESVTEGHPDKVADRISDSILDELIKQDKHSRAGIETLVTTGLVVVAGEIRTKGYVDIAKIARETIRDIGYVHHDGGFHWEDCGVMVAIDEQSPEIAQGVDAGRGKFRKQGAGDQGLMFGFATNETPELMPLSLMMAHKMARRLSQVRKNKTLPYLRPDGKTEVAIEYEKGKPKRLDTVVVAAQHDSKVSEERVERDVISKVIKPVAGKYWDRKTRVFVNATGKFVKGGPPADAGLTGRKIIVDTYGGHGSHGGGAFSGKDPSKVDRSASYAARHVAKNVVASGIAKQCEVQLAYVIGVAEPISILVDTFGTAKIEDHKIERLIKKHFDLTPTGIIKELNLLRPIYKQTSAYGHFGRKEPEFSWEKINKAKIFRREAKI from the coding sequence ATGGCTAAACACAATCGTCGTTATTTTTTTACTTCTGAATCAGTCACTGAGGGCCACCCTGATAAAGTTGCTGATCGAATTTCAGATTCAATTTTAGATGAGCTAATTAAGCAAGATAAGCACTCTCGCGCCGGCATTGAGACTTTAGTCACTACTGGGCTTGTGGTTGTAGCTGGAGAAATTAGAACCAAGGGTTATGTCGATATCGCAAAAATTGCACGCGAAACTATTCGTGATATTGGGTACGTGCACCATGACGGCGGTTTTCATTGGGAAGATTGTGGCGTGATGGTCGCAATTGATGAACAAAGTCCAGAAATTGCGCAAGGCGTTGACGCTGGACGTGGTAAATTTAGAAAACAAGGCGCTGGCGACCAAGGCTTAATGTTTGGTTTTGCAACTAACGAAACGCCTGAACTTATGCCGCTGTCATTAATGATGGCCCATAAAATGGCGCGTCGTCTATCACAAGTTAGAAAAAATAAAACTTTGCCGTATCTACGGCCTGACGGTAAAACGGAAGTCGCTATTGAATACGAAAAGGGTAAGCCTAAGCGTTTAGATACGGTGGTTGTAGCCGCCCAACATGACAGCAAAGTGAGTGAGGAGAGAGTGGAGCGAGATGTTATTTCTAAAGTAATTAAACCAGTGGCGGGAAAATATTGGGATCGCAAAACCAGGGTGTTTGTTAACGCGACTGGCAAATTTGTCAAAGGCGGCCCGCCAGCTGATGCTGGATTAACTGGCCGTAAAATTATTGTTGACACTTACGGCGGCCATGGAAGCCACGGCGGCGGCGCGTTTTCCGGTAAAGATCCGTCAAAAGTTGACCGGTCAGCAAGTTACGCCGCGAGGCACGTGGCTAAAAATGTCGTCGCTTCTGGCATCGCCAAGCAATGCGAAGTGCAGTTGGCCTACGTTATTGGCGTGGCCGAACCAATTAGCATTTTAGTTGACACTTTTGGCACTGCAAAAATTGAGGATCATAAAATTGAGCGATTGATAAAAAAGCATTTTGATTTAACCCCGACCGGGATTATTAAAGAGTTAAATTTATTAAGACCAATTTACAAACAAACCTCGGCTTATGGACATTTTGGCAGGAAAGAACCGGAGTTTAGTTGGGAGAAAATTAATAAAGCTAAAATTTTTCGCCGTGAAGCAAAGATTTAG